Proteins encoded together in one Bacteroides ovatus window:
- a CDS encoding bifunctional dihydroorotate dehydrogenase B NAD binding subunit/NADPH-dependent glutamate synthase translates to MNKIISKERFSEKVFKFEIEAPLIAKSRKAGHFVIVRVGEKGERMPLTIAGSDLKKGTITLVVQEVGLSSTRLCELNEGDYITDVVGPLGQATHIEKFGTVICAGGGVGVAPMLPIVQALKAAGNRVITVLAGRNKDLIILEKEMRESSDEVIIMTDDGSYGRKGLVTEGVEEVIKREKVDKCFAIGPAIMMKFVCLLTKKYEIPTDVSLNTIMVDGTGMCGACRITVGGKTKFVCVDGPEFDGHQVNFDEMLKRMGAFKNIEREEMHKLESECEATKEIDEKSRNAAWRQELRKSMKPKERTAIPRVEMNELDAEYRSHSRKEEVNQGLTAEQAVTEAKRCLDCANPGCMEGCPVGIDIPRFIKNIERGEFLEAAKTLKETSALPAVCGRVCPQEKQCESKCIHLKMNEKPVAIGYLERFAADYERESGQISVPVIAEKNGIKIAVIGSGPAGLAFAGDMAKYGYDVTVFEALHEIGGVLKYGIPEFRLPNKIVDVEIDNLGKMGVNFIKDCIVGKTIGVEDLKAEGFKGIFVASGAGLPNFMNIPGENSINIMSSNEYLTRVNLMDAASEDSDTPVAFGKNVAVIGGGNTAMDSVRTAKRLGAERAIIIYRRSEEEMPARIEEVKHAKEEGVEFLTLHNPIEYIADEQGCVKQVILQKMELGEPDASGRRSPVAIPGATETIDIDLAIVSVGVSPNPIVPSSIKGLELGRKGTIAVNDNMESSIPMIYAGGDIVRGGATVILAMGDGRKAAAAMNEQLKTNAGN, encoded by the coding sequence ATGAACAAAATCATTAGCAAGGAACGCTTTTCTGAGAAAGTATTCAAATTTGAAATTGAAGCTCCTTTAATTGCTAAATCTCGTAAGGCCGGACACTTCGTCATCGTACGTGTAGGCGAAAAAGGAGAACGTATGCCATTGACTATCGCAGGTTCCGACCTGAAAAAGGGCACCATTACTCTGGTAGTGCAGGAAGTCGGGCTTTCTTCTACCCGTCTCTGCGAGCTGAATGAAGGCGATTATATCACTGACGTAGTAGGCCCACTCGGACAAGCTACCCATATAGAAAAATTCGGAACAGTAATCTGCGCTGGTGGTGGTGTAGGTGTGGCTCCGATGCTTCCTATCGTACAGGCTTTGAAGGCTGCCGGTAACCGTGTTATCACTGTATTGGCTGGACGCAATAAAGATCTTATCATCTTGGAAAAAGAAATGCGTGAAAGCTCTGACGAAGTAATTATCATGACGGATGACGGTTCTTACGGCCGGAAAGGTCTGGTGACAGAAGGTGTAGAAGAAGTTATCAAACGTGAGAAAGTAGACAAATGTTTCGCTATTGGCCCTGCCATCATGATGAAATTCGTTTGCTTGCTGACTAAAAAATATGAAATTCCGACAGATGTTTCGCTAAATACGATCATGGTGGACGGAACAGGTATGTGCGGTGCTTGCCGTATCACTGTAGGAGGAAAGACTAAATTCGTTTGTGTAGATGGTCCGGAATTCGACGGTCACCAAGTGAATTTCGACGAAATGCTGAAACGTATGGGTGCGTTCAAGAATATCGAACGCGAAGAAATGCATAAGCTGGAATCGGAATGTGAAGCAACCAAAGAAATAGATGAAAAAAGTCGTAATGCTGCTTGGAGACAGGAATTACGTAAATCCATGAAGCCAAAAGAACGTACGGCTATTCCTCGTGTAGAGATGAATGAACTCGATGCTGAATACCGTTCACACAGCCGTAAAGAGGAAGTTAATCAAGGATTAACAGCGGAACAGGCTGTTACAGAAGCGAAACGCTGTCTCGACTGTGCTAATCCGGGATGTATGGAAGGTTGTCCGGTAGGCATTGATATTCCCCGCTTCATTAAGAATATCGAACGCGGCGAATTCCTCGAAGCTGCTAAAACATTGAAAGAAACAAGTGCGCTCCCTGCAGTTTGCGGTCGTGTGTGCCCACAAGAAAAACAGTGCGAATCAAAATGTATTCATCTGAAAATGAATGAAAAGCCGGTAGCTATCGGTTATTTGGAACGTTTTGCTGCTGATTATGAACGTGAAAGCGGACAAATCTCCGTACCTGTCATTGCAGAGAAAAACGGCATCAAAATAGCTGTTATCGGTTCAGGACCTGCAGGATTGGCATTTGCCGGAGATATGGCTAAATATGGATATGATGTAACTGTATTCGAAGCGTTGCATGAAATTGGCGGTGTATTGAAATACGGTATCCCCGAATTCCGTTTGCCAAACAAGATTGTAGACGTAGAAATCGACAATCTCGGTAAGATGGGCGTTAACTTCATCAAAGACTGTATTGTAGGAAAGACTATCGGTGTAGAAGACTTGAAAGCGGAAGGTTTCAAAGGAATATTCGTGGCTTCCGGTGCCGGACTGCCAAACTTTATGAATATCCCGGGAGAGAACTCTATCAATATCATGTCTTCAAATGAATACCTCACCCGTGTCAATTTGATGGATGCCGCCAGCGAAGATTCGGACACTCCGGTAGCTTTCGGTAAGAATGTGGCAGTAATCGGCGGCGGTAACACAGCTATGGACTCTGTCCGTACGGCAAAACGTCTTGGCGCTGAACGTGCTATTATTATCTATCGTCGTTCGGAAGAAGAAATGCCTGCACGTATCGAAGAAGTAAAACACGCCAAAGAAGAAGGAGTTGAATTCCTCACTCTGCATAATCCTATCGAATATATTGCTGATGAACAAGGTTGCGTAAAACAGGTTATTCTGCAAAAGATGGAATTAGGCGAACCAGATGCTTCCGGACGTCGTAGTCCTGTAGCCATCCCGGGAGCAACAGAAACAATCGATATAGACCTGGCCATTGTCAGCGTTGGGGTATCTCCCAACCCGATTGTTCCAAGCTCTATCAAAGGACTGGAATTAGGACGAAAAGGAACTATCGCAGTAAATGACAACATGGAATCTTCTATCCCAATGATTTACGCAGGTGGTGACATCGTTCGCGGTGGAGCTACCGTAATTCTGGCGATGGGTGATGGCCGTAAAGCTGCCGCTGCTATGAATGAGCAACTGAAAACAAACGCCGGCAACTAA
- the panC gene encoding pantoate--beta-alanine ligase — MKVVHTIKDLQAELTALRAQGKKVGLVPTMGALHAGHASLVKRSVSENGVTVVSVFVNPTQFNDKNDLEKYPRTLDADCRLLEECGADFAFSPSVSEMYPEPDTRQFSYAPLDTVMEGAFRPGHFNGVCQIVSKLFDAVQPDRAYFGEKDFQQLAIIREMVRQLKYNLEIVGCSIVREEDGLALSSRNKRLSAEERENALNISRTLFKSRNFAATHTVSETQKMVEDAIEAAPGLRMEYFEIVDGNTLQKISNWEDTSYAVGCITVFCGEVRLIDNIKYKE, encoded by the coding sequence ATGAAAGTAGTGCACACTATCAAGGACTTACAGGCAGAATTGACTGCCCTAAGAGCCCAAGGTAAAAAGGTGGGACTGGTTCCTACAATGGGTGCTTTACATGCGGGACATGCATCTCTGGTAAAGCGCAGCGTAAGTGAGAATGGTGTAACTGTTGTGAGTGTTTTTGTGAATCCCACACAGTTTAACGATAAAAATGACTTGGAGAAATATCCGCGTACATTGGATGCAGATTGCCGTTTGTTGGAAGAATGCGGGGCGGATTTCGCTTTTTCTCCTTCAGTTAGCGAAATGTATCCGGAACCGGATACCCGTCAATTTAGCTATGCACCATTGGATACGGTGATGGAAGGAGCTTTCCGTCCGGGACATTTTAACGGTGTTTGCCAAATTGTCAGCAAGCTATTTGATGCTGTACAGCCGGATCGTGCATATTTCGGAGAGAAAGACTTCCAGCAGTTAGCGATTATTCGTGAGATGGTTCGACAATTGAAATATAACCTTGAAATTGTAGGTTGTTCAATTGTACGTGAGGAAGACGGACTGGCATTGAGTAGCCGGAACAAACGTTTATCTGCAGAAGAACGTGAAAATGCTTTAAATATTTCTCGCACCTTATTTAAAAGTCGTAACTTTGCAGCCACTCATACAGTGAGCGAGACGCAAAAGATGGTTGAAGATGCGATTGAAGCCGCTCCGGGTTTGCGTATGGAGTATTTTGAGATCGTAGACGGAAACACATTGCAGAAAATTAGCAATTGGGAAGATACTTCCTATGCAGTAGGATGCATCACAGTGTTCTGTGGAGAGGTCCGGCTGATCGATAACATTAAATATAAAGAATAA
- a CDS encoding DUF4270 domain-containing protein, with translation MKAKYALIALLAITFWGCDDNTAGLGLGMFPGSDQNINGKLSTFDVTTESVHAGEIYAMTNVGYVGKFTDEIFGTYQAGFLAELNCPSGMTFPGVYDGTALDEKKKATRVMVGDDNEDNKDVTFIRDDNNKIIGNIHTIELYLWYSSYFGDSLTACRLSVYELSENLDTEHAYYTNINPENYYDHADPNSLLGTKAYTAVDLSVKDSIRNLSTYVPSVHVSFRDEAAKEIGKEIIKKANELGVNLDNKEFRKIFKGIYVKSDYGDGTVLYINQAQMNVVYKCYAVDTITGVKLQKKVAENGVYKDSTYYGYRTFATTREVIQANQLENDKAAIQNCINKSEWTYLKSPAGIFTQLTLPVSQIAEKLQGDTLNAVKLGIPIYNETSDKKFGMSTPNNVLLIRKKYKDSFFKGNQLSDGITSSLFTSTTTSFTQYTFNNITQMINNCLGDGEREEAEKKLKNGTITLQITNSEGKTESKEVHNIEEWEKYSDWNKFILIPVLVTTDSSSSNSYYGSSSNVISIQHDLKPGYARLKGGSKGSIQDAQGNPSYPEYLLKLEVVSTNFGTKSK, from the coding sequence ATGAAAGCAAAATACGCCTTAATAGCTTTACTGGCAATCACCTTTTGGGGTTGTGATGACAACACTGCCGGACTGGGATTGGGAATGTTTCCGGGAAGCGACCAAAATATCAATGGAAAGCTATCTACATTTGATGTAACTACCGAATCCGTTCATGCCGGTGAGATTTATGCAATGACTAATGTGGGGTATGTAGGTAAGTTCACTGATGAAATATTTGGAACTTATCAGGCAGGCTTCTTGGCAGAACTCAACTGTCCGTCAGGAATGACATTCCCTGGAGTATATGATGGTACTGCTTTGGACGAAAAGAAGAAAGCTACCCGCGTAATGGTAGGGGATGATAATGAAGATAATAAAGATGTCACATTCATACGTGATGACAACAATAAAATCATTGGTAACATCCACACTATCGAACTTTATTTATGGTATAGCAGTTACTTTGGAGATTCATTAACAGCTTGTCGTTTGAGTGTCTATGAATTGAGCGAGAACTTAGATACTGAACATGCCTACTATACAAATATTAATCCGGAAAACTACTACGATCACGCAGATCCTAATAGCTTATTAGGCACGAAAGCTTATACAGCAGTCGATCTTTCAGTAAAAGACTCTATTCGTAATCTTAGTACATATGTCCCTAGTGTTCATGTTTCTTTCAGAGACGAAGCTGCCAAGGAAATTGGTAAAGAGATTATAAAAAAAGCCAATGAGTTAGGTGTCAATCTTGACAATAAAGAGTTTAGGAAGATTTTTAAGGGAATTTATGTGAAGAGTGATTATGGTGATGGTACGGTACTTTATATAAATCAAGCTCAGATGAACGTAGTATATAAATGCTATGCTGTTGATACAATTACTGGTGTTAAATTGCAAAAGAAAGTAGCTGAAAATGGAGTATATAAAGACTCTACTTACTATGGATATCGTACGTTCGCTACCACTCGTGAAGTTATTCAAGCAAACCAGTTAGAGAATGATAAAGCAGCCATTCAAAATTGCATCAATAAATCTGAATGGACTTACTTAAAAAGTCCAGCTGGAATCTTTACTCAGTTAACTCTCCCTGTTAGTCAAATAGCAGAAAAGCTTCAAGGAGACACTTTGAATGCGGTAAAATTAGGAATTCCTATCTATAATGAAACCAGTGATAAGAAGTTTGGCATGTCTACTCCTAATAACGTTTTATTAATACGTAAAAAGTATAAAGATAGTTTCTTCAAAGGTAATCAACTTAGCGATGGTATAACTTCATCTCTATTTACTTCTACTACAACTAGCTTTACCCAATATACATTCAACAATATCACTCAAATGATAAATAATTGTTTAGGAGATGGAGAAAGAGAAGAAGCAGAAAAGAAACTCAAGAATGGTACGATAACTCTCCAAATAACTAACTCCGAAGGCAAAACAGAATCTAAAGAGGTTCATAATATTGAAGAATGGGAAAAATATAGTGATTGGAACAAATTCATACTTATTCCAGTACTTGTAACCACAGATTCTTCTTCAAGTAATAGCTATTATGGTTCTTCGAGCAATGTTATTAGCATACAACATGACCTGAAACCTGGTTATGCACGTTTAAAAGGAGGTAGCAAAGGAAGTATACAAGATGCTCAAGGCAACCCTTCATATCCAGAGTATTTACTCAAACTTGAAGTTGTCTCTACAAACTTCGGAACAAAATCGAAATAA
- the serS gene encoding serine--tRNA ligase, producing MLTIKQITENTEAVLRGLEKKHFKNAKETIDQVIALNDKRRSTQNELDKNLAEVNSLSRTIGQLMKEGKKEEAETARARVAELKEGNKELDAAMTQAATDMQNVLYTIPNIPYDSVPEGVGAEDNVVEKMGGMETELPKDALPHWELAKKYDLIDFDLGVKITGAGFPVYKGKGAQLQRALINFFLDEARKSGYTEIMPPTVVNAASGYGTGQLPDKEGQMYHCEVDDLYLIPTAEVPVTNIYRDVILEEKQLPIMNCAYTQCFRREAGSYGKDVRGLNRLHEFSKVELVRIDKPEHSKQSHQEMLDHVEGLLQKLELPYRILRLCGGDMSFTAALCFDFEVYSEAQKRWLEVSSVSNFDTYQANRLKCRYRNAEKKTELCHTLNGSALALPRIVAALLENNQTPEGIRIPKALVPYCGFDMID from the coding sequence ATGCTTACCATTAAACAAATTACAGAAAACACAGAGGCGGTACTCCGCGGACTGGAAAAGAAGCATTTCAAAAATGCAAAGGAAACGATCGACCAAGTGATCGCTCTTAACGACAAGAGACGTAGCACACAAAATGAATTAGATAAGAATCTGGCAGAGGTTAACTCGCTTTCACGCACCATCGGTCAACTGATGAAAGAAGGCAAGAAAGAGGAAGCTGAAACTGCACGTGCCCGCGTTGCCGAACTAAAAGAAGGTAACAAAGAACTAGACGCCGCTATGACACAGGCTGCAACAGATATGCAGAATGTACTTTATACCATCCCCAACATTCCTTACGACAGTGTACCCGAAGGTGTAGGCGCTGAAGATAACGTAGTGGAAAAAATGGGAGGTATGGAAACTGAACTTCCTAAAGATGCACTCCCCCACTGGGAACTGGCTAAGAAATATGATTTAATAGACTTCGACCTGGGTGTAAAAATCACAGGTGCAGGTTTCCCCGTATATAAAGGTAAAGGCGCACAACTTCAACGCGCTCTTATCAACTTCTTCCTGGACGAAGCACGCAAATCCGGATATACTGAAATCATGCCACCGACAGTAGTTAACGCTGCTTCCGGCTATGGCACAGGACAGCTTCCTGACAAAGAAGGACAAATGTATCATTGCGAAGTAGATGATTTATATCTGATCCCGACAGCAGAAGTACCTGTAACCAACATCTACCGTGATGTAATTTTGGAAGAAAAACAGTTGCCAATCATGAATTGCGCCTATACACAATGTTTCCGTCGTGAAGCTGGTTCCTATGGTAAAGATGTGCGCGGACTGAATCGTCTGCACGAATTCTCCAAAGTAGAATTGGTTCGCATTGACAAACCGGAACACTCCAAACAATCTCATCAGGAAATGCTCGACCACGTAGAAGGTCTGTTGCAAAAACTGGAACTTCCATATCGTATCCTCCGCCTCTGTGGTGGTGATATGAGTTTCACTGCTGCCCTTTGTTTCGACTTCGAAGTATATTCAGAGGCACAGAAACGCTGGTTGGAAGTAAGTTCCGTATCCAATTTCGATACCTATCAGGCCAATCGTCTGAAATGCCGTTACCGTAATGCAGAAAAGAAAACCGAACTCTGCCACACACTGAACGGTTCAGCATTAGCACTGCCACGTATCGTTGCTGCCCTACTCGAAAACAACCAGACTCCGGAAGGCATTAGAATTCCGAAAGCATTGGTTCCGTACTGCGGCTTCGACATGATAGACTAA
- a CDS encoding glycosyltransferase family 4 protein codes for MKVLMFGWEFPPKIYGGLAVASYGITKGLSLQGDMETIFCMPKPSGEEEKFLKIIGMNQVPIVWRDVNYDYLKSRLLEMTPEEYYSFRDHIYADFSYMHVNDLGCMEFAGGYPGNLHEEINNFSIIAGVVARQQEFDIIHAHDWLTYPAGVHAKMVSGKPLCIHVHATDFDRSRGKVNPTVYSIEKNGMDHADCIMCVSELTRRTVINEYHQDPRKVFAMHNAVYPLSQELLDIPRPDHSKEKVVTFLGRITMQKGPEYFVEAAALVLRRTRNIRFVMAGSGDMLNAMINLVAERGIADRFHFPGFMKGKQVYEVYKNSDVFVMPSVSEPFGIAPLEAMQCGTPSIISKQSGCGEILDKVIKTDYWDIHAMADAIHSLCTNPSLFEYLKEEGKKEVDGITWEKVGLRIRALYEAVLRNYGK; via the coding sequence ATGAAAGTTTTAATGTTTGGATGGGAATTCCCTCCCAAAATATATGGTGGTCTTGCGGTTGCTTCTTATGGAATAACTAAAGGATTGAGTCTGCAAGGTGATATGGAGACGATTTTCTGTATGCCTAAACCGAGCGGTGAAGAAGAAAAGTTCTTGAAAATAATCGGTATGAATCAAGTACCCATCGTGTGGCGTGATGTCAACTACGACTACTTGAAGTCCCGCTTGTTGGAAATGACACCAGAGGAGTATTATTCTTTCCGTGATCACATCTATGCCGATTTTTCTTATATGCATGTGAATGATTTGGGATGTATGGAGTTTGCAGGTGGTTATCCCGGGAACTTACACGAAGAAATTAACAATTTCTCGATCATTGCCGGAGTAGTGGCTCGTCAGCAGGAGTTTGATATTATTCATGCTCATGACTGGCTGACTTACCCTGCCGGCGTACATGCCAAGATGGTAAGTGGAAAGCCGCTTTGTATCCATGTGCATGCTACTGATTTTGACCGTTCTCGTGGCAAAGTCAATCCTACTGTTTATTCGATTGAGAAGAATGGTATGGATCATGCTGATTGTATCATGTGCGTATCCGAGTTGACTCGCCGCACTGTTATTAACGAGTATCATCAGGACCCCAGAAAAGTATTTGCGATGCATAATGCTGTTTATCCATTGTCGCAGGAGCTGTTGGACATTCCACGTCCCGATCATTCAAAAGAAAAGGTGGTCACTTTCCTCGGACGTATTACGATGCAGAAAGGACCGGAATATTTTGTAGAAGCTGCTGCACTTGTGTTGCGTCGTACTCGTAATATTCGTTTCGTCATGGCTGGCTCGGGCGATATGTTGAATGCCATGATTAACCTGGTGGCTGAACGCGGTATTGCTGACCGGTTCCATTTCCCGGGTTTTATGAAAGGTAAGCAGGTATATGAGGTTTATAAGAACAGTGATGTATTTGTCATGCCATCTGTCTCTGAACCTTTCGGTATTGCTCCATTGGAGGCTATGCAGTGTGGAACACCTTCCATTATTTCTAAGCAGTCGGGGTGTGGCGAGATTCTTGATAAGGTGATAAAAACTGACTACTGGGATATTCATGCAATGGCTGACGCTATCCATTCTCTTTGTACTAATCCGTCTCTTTTCGAATACCTCAAGGAAGAGGGAAAGAAGGAAGTAGATGGGATTACTTGGGAGAAAGTCGGCTTGAGAATCCGTGCTCTCTATGAGGCTGTGTTAAGAAACTATGGTAAATAA
- the panD gene encoding aspartate 1-decarboxylase — translation MMIEVLKSKIHCARVTEANLNYMGSITIDEDLLDAANMIPGEKVYIADNNNGERFETYIIKGERGSGKICLNGAAARKVQPDDIVIIMSYALMDFEEAKSFKPAVIFPDPATNKVVK, via the coding sequence ATGATGATTGAAGTGTTGAAGTCGAAAATTCATTGTGCACGTGTCACGGAGGCAAATCTGAACTACATGGGTAGTATCACGATTGATGAAGACCTGCTGGATGCTGCAAACATGATTCCGGGAGAGAAAGTGTATATCGCTGATAATAACAACGGTGAACGCTTTGAAACCTACATTATCAAAGGTGAACGCGGTTCGGGCAAAATTTGTCTGAATGGTGCTGCTGCCCGCAAGGTGCAACCCGATGATATTGTGATAATCATGTCCTATGCATTGATGGATTTTGAGGAAGCCAAGTCGTTTAAACCGGCTGTAATTTTCCCTGATCCTGCGACGAACAAAGTAGTAAAGTAG
- the rplU gene encoding 50S ribosomal protein L21: MYAIVEINGQQFKAEAGQKLFVHHIEGAENGSTVEFEKVLLVDKDGNVTVGAPTVEGAKVVCQVVSNLVKGDKVLVFHKKRRKGHRKLNGHRQQFTELTITEVVA, from the coding sequence ATGTACGCAATTGTAGAGATTAACGGTCAGCAATTTAAAGCAGAAGCTGGTCAAAAGTTGTTCGTTCACCACATCGAAGGTGCAGAAAACGGTTCAACAGTAGAATTTGAAAAAGTTCTTTTGGTAGACAAAGACGGAAACGTAACAGTAGGTGCTCCTACCGTAGAAGGCGCTAAAGTTGTTTGCCAGGTTGTTTCAAACTTGGTTAAAGGCGACAAAGTTCTTGTTTTCCACAAGAAAAGAAGAAAAGGACACAGAAAACTGAACGGTCACCGTCAACAGTTCACTGAATTAACAATTACAGAAGTAGTAGCTTAA
- the rpmA gene encoding 50S ribosomal protein L27 gives MAHKKGVGSSKNGRESQSKRLGVKIFGGEACKAGNIIVRQRGTEFHPGENIGMGKDHTLFALVDGTVSFKVGKEDRRYVSVVPATEA, from the coding sequence ATGGCACATAAGAAAGGTGTCGGTAGTTCTAAGAACGGCCGCGAATCACAAAGTAAAAGATTAGGCGTTAAGATATTTGGTGGCGAAGCTTGCAAAGCAGGTAACATCATCGTTCGTCAAAGAGGTACTGAATTCCACCCGGGTGAAAACATCGGAATGGGTAAAGACCACACTCTTTTCGCTTTAGTAGATGGTACAGTTAGCTTCAAAGTTGGCAAAGAAGACAGAAGATATGTTTCTGTTGTTCCTGCTACTGAGGCATAA
- a CDS encoding glycoside hydrolase family 57 protein yields the protein MRTICLYFEIHQIIHLKRYRFFDIGNDHYYYDDYANETGMNEVAERSYIPALNALIEMVKNSGGAFKVALSISGVALEQLEIHAPAVIDLLHQLNETGCCEFLCEPYSHGLSSLANEDCFREEVLRQRDKMKQMFGKEPKVFRNSSLIYSDEIGGLVASMGFKGMLTEGAKHILGWKSPHYVYHCNQAPSLKLLLRDFKLSDDISLRFSNSDWAEYPLFADKYINWIDVLPQEEQVINIFMELSSLGMAQPLSSNILEFLKALPECAKAKGITFSTPTEIVTKLKSVSQLDVAYPMSWVDEERDTSCWLGNVMQREAFNKLYSVAERVHLCDDRRIKQDWDYLQASNNFRFMTTKNNGMWLNRGIYDSPYDAFTNYMNILGDFIKRVDALYPADVDSEELNSLLTTIKNQGDEITELEKEVAKWQAKAEAAKKTTVKKAADAKEPVIKEKAVAKSKPAAKKAEVKKAAAEPKKTTGKAKKVAAK from the coding sequence ATGAGAACTATCTGTCTTTATTTTGAAATACATCAAATTATCCATTTGAAACGTTATCGTTTCTTCGATATTGGTAATGACCATTATTATTACGATGACTATGCGAATGAAACGGGTATGAATGAGGTTGCTGAACGTTCGTATATTCCTGCTCTCAATGCTTTAATTGAGATGGTGAAAAACTCGGGTGGTGCTTTTAAAGTAGCGCTTTCTATCTCGGGGGTAGCTTTGGAACAATTGGAAATTCATGCTCCGGCAGTCATTGATTTATTGCACCAGTTGAATGAAACAGGATGTTGTGAGTTTTTGTGTGAACCTTATTCACATGGTTTGTCTTCACTTGCCAACGAGGATTGCTTCCGCGAAGAAGTGCTTCGTCAACGTGATAAGATGAAACAGATGTTTGGTAAAGAACCGAAAGTATTCCGCAACTCTAGTCTGATTTATTCTGATGAAATTGGTGGCTTGGTAGCTTCTATGGGCTTCAAGGGGATGTTGACGGAAGGGGCTAAACATATCTTGGGATGGAAGAGTCCGCATTATGTTTATCACTGTAATCAAGCTCCCAGTCTTAAGCTTTTGTTGAGGGATTTCAAACTTTCTGACGACATCAGCTTGCGCTTCTCCAATTCGGATTGGGCTGAATATCCTTTGTTTGCCGATAAATATATTAATTGGATTGATGTATTGCCGCAAGAGGAACAAGTGATTAATATCTTCATGGAATTGAGCTCGCTTGGTATGGCTCAACCATTGTCTTCTAATATTCTTGAATTCTTGAAAGCGTTGCCGGAATGTGCAAAGGCTAAGGGAATCACTTTCTCTACACCGACAGAAATTGTAACGAAACTGAAATCGGTGTCACAGCTTGATGTCGCATATCCGATGTCATGGGTTGATGAGGAAAGAGATACTAGTTGTTGGCTGGGTAATGTTATGCAACGCGAGGCTTTCAATAAATTGTATAGTGTAGCTGAACGTGTTCATTTGTGTGACGACCGCCGTATCAAGCAGGATTGGGATTATTTGCAAGCTAGCAATAACTTCCGTTTCATGACGACGAAGAATAATGGTATGTGGTTGAATCGCGGAATCTATGATTCTCCTTATGATGCTTTCACCAACTATATGAATATTCTAGGTGACTTTATCAAACGGGTAGATGCACTATATCCTGCTGATGTAGACAGCGAAGAATTAAATTCTTTGTTGACTACAATTAAGAACCAGGGGGATGAGATTACCGAGTTAGAAAAAGAAGTGGCTAAATGGCAGGCAAAAGCAGAAGCGGCAAAGAAAACGACAGTCAAAAAGGCTGCTGATGCTAAAGAACCGGTAATAAAAGAAAAAGCTGTTGCTAAATCAAAACCTGCTGCAAAGAAAGCTGAAGTTAAGAAAGCAGCTGCGGAACCGAAGAAGACTACAGGTAAAGCTAAAAAGGTTGCTGCTAAATAA
- a CDS encoding glycogen/starch synthase — MTKANKVLFITQEITPYVSESEMANIGRNLPQAIQEKGREIRTFMPKWGNINERRNQLHEVIRLSGMNLIIDDTDHPLIIKVASIQSARMQVYFIDNDDYFQNRMQTTDENGIEYDDNDSRAVFYARGVLETVKKLRWCPDVIHCHGWMTALAPLYIKKAYKDEPSFRDAKVVFSVYEDDFKSTLSDDFATKLMLKGITKKDLGDLKEPVDYAALCKLAVDYSDGVIQNSEKVDESIIEYARQSGKLVLDYQNPENYADACNEFYDQVWEATANEEE; from the coding sequence ATGACAAAGGCGAATAAAGTTTTATTTATTACTCAAGAGATTACACCTTACGTTTCAGAATCCGAAATGGCCAATATAGGTAGAAACCTTCCACAGGCAATACAAGAAAAAGGCCGTGAAATCAGAACCTTTATGCCCAAATGGGGAAATATCAATGAGCGCAGAAATCAACTGCACGAAGTGATCCGCCTCTCTGGTATGAACCTGATTATCGACGATACTGACCACCCCTTGATTATAAAAGTTGCTTCTATCCAATCCGCACGCATGCAGGTATATTTCATCGATAACGACGATTATTTCCAGAATCGTATGCAGACAACGGATGAAAATGGTATAGAATATGATGATAACGATAGCCGTGCCGTTTTCTATGCACGCGGTGTATTGGAAACAGTGAAAAAGCTTCGCTGGTGTCCTGATGTCATTCACTGTCATGGCTGGATGACAGCTTTAGCTCCTCTTTATATTAAGAAAGCCTATAAAGACGAACCTTCTTTCCGCGACGCTAAAGTGGTATTCTCTGTTTATGAAGATGATTTCAAGAGTACACTTAGCGACGATTTCGCAACAAAACTGATGCTGAAAGGTATTACTAAGAAAGATTTAGGTGATTTGAAGGAACCGGTAGACTACGCCGCTCTTTGCAAACTCGCTGTTGACTATTCGGACGGAGTAATACAAAACAGTGAAAAGGTAGACGAGTCTATTATTGAATATGCCCGCCAATCTGGCAAATTGGTACTTGACTACCAGAACCCGGAAAACTATGCAGATGCCTGCAACGAGTTCTACGATCAAGTATGGGAAGCCACTGCAAACGAAGAAGAATAA